A genomic stretch from Rhodobacterales bacterium HKCCA1288 includes:
- a CDS encoding class I SAM-dependent methyltransferase, whose translation MTIKTTTKGEPNLPRYFEAVFAKSVDMKNGRLDMVLPDGRIFRAEGAGQGPVAEIHIHNVDVFARLIREGDLGFCEAYLDGWWSTPDLQAFLDLVHAGNDDIYDGFLGLKIARAYERFRFWLQSNSKSQARKNISYHYDLGNDFYKLWLDDTMTYSSALFQTGQESLEAAQIAKYASMVDQMGAQPGDHVLEIGCGWGGFAEYAARERGLKVTGLTISREQHDYAVDRIARAGLSDQVEIKMQDYRDETGLYDGIASIEMFEAVGEKYWPVYFKTLRDRLKPGKQATLQIITVQHRRWQIYRNTVDFIQKYIFPGGMLPSPVVLREEVHKAGLEVAGSIEFGESYSQTLRRWYDTFNDRWDEVAALGFDDRFRRMWNFYLTSCAATFHFRNCDVTQITVRKPS comes from the coding sequence ATGACAATAAAAACAACCACCAAAGGTGAACCAAACCTACCGCGCTATTTTGAGGCGGTTTTTGCCAAATCTGTGGACATGAAAAACGGCCGTTTGGATATGGTTCTGCCCGATGGTCGCATCTTCCGCGCCGAAGGGGCTGGTCAGGGGCCTGTTGCTGAAATTCACATTCACAATGTGGATGTATTTGCGCGCCTGATCCGCGAAGGGGATCTTGGGTTTTGCGAGGCCTATTTGGATGGGTGGTGGTCAACCCCTGACCTGCAAGCCTTCCTTGATCTGGTTCACGCGGGCAATGACGATATCTATGACGGTTTCTTGGGTCTCAAAATCGCCCGCGCCTATGAACGGTTTCGGTTTTGGCTGCAAAGCAATTCCAAATCTCAGGCGCGCAAGAATATCTCTTATCACTATGATCTGGGTAATGATTTCTACAAATTGTGGCTTGATGACACGATGACATATTCCTCGGCCCTGTTCCAAACGGGCCAAGAAAGCCTTGAGGCCGCGCAGATCGCCAAATACGCCTCGATGGTGGATCAGATGGGCGCACAGCCTGGGGATCATGTTTTGGAAATCGGCTGTGGATGGGGTGGGTTTGCCGAATATGCTGCGCGCGAACGCGGCCTCAAGGTCACGGGCCTAACCATCTCGCGCGAGCAGCATGATTACGCGGTTGATCGGATTGCCCGCGCGGGCCTGTCTGATCAGGTCGAGATCAAGATGCAAGATTACCGCGATGAAACGGGGCTTTATGATGGGATCGCCTCGATTGAGATGTTCGAGGCGGTTGGCGAGAAATATTGGCCCGTCTATTTCAAAACGCTGCGAGATCGCTTGAAGCCTGGCAAACAGGCGACTTTGCAAATCATTACAGTTCAGCATCGCCGTTGGCAGATTTACCGCAATACGGTCGATTTCATTCAGAAATATATCTTTCCCGGTGGCATGCTGCCATCGCCCGTTGTTTTGCGCGAAGAAGTTCACAAAGCGGGGCTTGAGGTAGCGGGGTCAATTGAATTTGGCGAAAGCTACAGCCAGACCTTGCGGCGTTGGTATGACACTTTCAACGATCGTTGGGATGAGGTGGCCGCCCTTGGGTTTGATGATCGCTTCCGCAGGATGTGGAATTTCTATCTAACCTCTTGTGCTGCAACCTTTCATTTCCGCAATTGCGATGTGACCCAAATCACGGTGCGCAAGCCAAGCTGA
- a CDS encoding altronate dehydratase, giving the protein MPAMTQDILILNADDTVGIALVDIRSGAALSSFETLAQSDIPKGHKFALRPIAKGAAVIRYGQIIGYATEDIAAGAHVHSHNLSFGDHKRGYEFATQNTPLPAAEKSDSFMGYHRPDGQVGTRNYIGILTSVNCAGSVARFIAEAAEKSGLLEDFPNVDGIVPIVHSSGCGMSGLGEGYQMLFRTLAGYSKNPNFGAILLVGLGCEVMQVPDLIGPARLRDGESFRYMTIQQTGGTKRTIERGLSMLREIAAVANRATRAPAPASKLVVGMQCGGSDGYSGITANPAMGYASDLIVRQGGTTILSETPEIYGAEHLLTRRAISPEIGEKLISRIQWWEDYTARNGGEMDNNPSPGNKRGGLTTILEKSLGAVAKSGTAPLAGVYEFAETLTTQGFVYMDSPGYDPCSVTGQIASGANIITFTTGRGSVSGYMPTPCIKLSTNDDLYARMGNDMDINCGDIISGGISLADKGQEIYREILRVASGGTTKSEELGFGGVEFVPWQVGAVM; this is encoded by the coding sequence ATGCCAGCGATGACCCAAGATATTTTGATCCTGAACGCAGATGACACGGTCGGAATTGCCTTAGTTGATATCCGATCAGGCGCGGCTCTATCATCTTTTGAAACCCTTGCGCAATCCGACATTCCAAAAGGGCATAAATTTGCATTGCGCCCTATTGCCAAGGGCGCGGCGGTCATCCGCTATGGTCAAATTATCGGTTATGCGACCGAAGATATTGCCGCAGGCGCACATGTGCATAGCCACAACCTGTCTTTTGGCGATCACAAACGCGGCTATGAATTTGCCACGCAGAACACCCCCCTGCCCGCGGCGGAAAAAAGCGACAGCTTTATGGGCTATCATAGGCCTGATGGGCAGGTCGGCACGCGCAACTATATTGGCATTCTGACATCCGTGAACTGCGCGGGCAGCGTGGCCCGCTTTATCGCGGAGGCTGCTGAAAAATCAGGGCTGTTGGAGGATTTCCCAAATGTCGATGGGATTGTCCCGATTGTGCACAGTTCTGGCTGCGGGATGTCTGGTTTGGGTGAAGGGTATCAGATGCTTTTCCGAACCTTGGCGGGATATTCGAAAAATCCAAATTTCGGGGCGATCCTGTTGGTCGGTCTTGGCTGCGAGGTGATGCAGGTGCCTGACCTGATCGGCCCCGCCCGCCTGCGCGATGGCGAGAGTTTCCGTTATATGACCATTCAGCAGACAGGCGGCACAAAGCGCACAATTGAACGGGGTCTCAGCATGCTGCGCGAGATTGCAGCCGTGGCCAATCGTGCAACACGCGCCCCTGCGCCCGCCTCAAAATTGGTGGTAGGCATGCAATGTGGGGGCTCGGACGGCTATTCTGGCATCACCGCCAACCCTGCCATGGGGTATGCCTCTGATTTAATCGTGCGCCAGGGCGGCACCACAATCCTGTCTGAAACCCCTGAAATCTATGGGGCAGAGCATCTTTTGACCCGCCGCGCGATATCGCCCGAAATTGGTGAAAAACTGATTTCGCGCATCCAGTGGTGGGAAGATTATACCGCCCGAAACGGCGGTGAGATGGACAATAACCCATCCCCAGGCAACAAACGCGGCGGGCTGACCACAATTCTTGAAAAATCTTTGGGCGCGGTTGCCAAAAGTGGAACAGCCCCTTTGGCGGGGGTTTACGAATTTGCAGAAACCCTGACCACGCAGGGCTTTGTCTATATGGACAGTCCTGGATATGATCCATGCTCGGTCACAGGGCAGATTGCCTCAGGCGCAAATATCATCACATTCACCACGGGCCGTGGGTCTGTGTCGGGCTATATGCCCACACCTTGTATCAAGCTTTCGACCAATGATGATCTTTACGCCCGCATGGGGAACGATATGGATATCAATTGCGGTGACATTATCAGCGGCGGCATCAGCCTAGCCGATAAGGGGCAAGAGATTTACCGCGAAATCCTACGCGTGGCCTCAGGCGGCACCACGAAAAGCGAGGAACTGGGCTTTGGCGGGGTCGAATTCGTGCCGTGGCAAGTGGGGGCGGTGATGTAG
- a CDS encoding NUDIX domain-containing protein, protein MTDLALYGTLRDPDILKIVLGRAGGEMPSARLSGYRVAMVAGQHYPMIWPEGGADCEIDILQGLDAGDLARLDFYEDVFGYTRTTISYEARPLQIYLPPEGGSWPKGGAFDPATWAVAHGALTRLAAQDIMSSYGIETAKAVAARLPIIRARAQAHLRAGDHPPAGETLKRRLNIAHQSAVYNGFFNLIDIAASYQRFDGSLSDPAGRLILDLGEAVTVLPYDPKRDLVLLIEQFRPAAVIQGDPNPWLLETVAGICDEGETYEQTAQREAREEAGVALNALHLIGRYYPSQGAVAQILISYIGLADLAQDYDSTHGLLAEGEDIRAFTLPFDEAFRLVQEARLSNAPLLLSLMALDRMRAARGWPSQ, encoded by the coding sequence ATGACTGATCTCGCGCTTTACGGCACGCTGCGTGATCCTGATATCCTCAAGATTGTCTTAGGGCGGGCAGGGGGCGAGATGCCATCTGCCCGTCTTTCTGGCTATCGTGTGGCGATGGTTGCGGGACAGCATTATCCCATGATCTGGCCCGAGGGTGGGGCGGACTGCGAGATCGACATTTTGCAAGGGTTGGATGCGGGCGATCTCGCACGGCTAGATTTTTATGAGGATGTGTTTGGATACACCCGCACAACCATTTCCTATGAGGCGCGACCGCTGCAGATTTATCTGCCACCTGAAGGTGGGTCTTGGCCTAAAGGTGGGGCCTTTGACCCTGCAACTTGGGCTGTGGCACATGGCGCGCTGACACGTTTGGCCGCGCAAGACATCATGTCGTCATATGGTATTGAAACGGCCAAGGCCGTTGCTGCCCGTCTGCCAATTATTCGCGCGCGGGCGCAGGCCCATCTGCGTGCGGGCGATCATCCGCCTGCGGGCGAGACCCTCAAGCGCCGCTTGAATATCGCGCATCAAAGTGCTGTATATAATGGATTTTTTAATTTAATCGACATTGCGGCCTCTTACCAACGATTTGATGGTAGCCTGTCTGACCCTGCGGGGCGTTTGATCCTTGATCTGGGCGAAGCTGTCACTGTGCTGCCTTATGACCCCAAGAGGGACTTGGTGCTTTTGATTGAACAATTCCGCCCCGCCGCTGTGATTCAAGGTGACCCAAACCCATGGCTGCTTGAGACTGTGGCAGGCATATGTGACGAGGGCGAAACCTATGAGCAGACTGCACAGCGCGAAGCCCGCGAGGAGGCAGGGGTTGCGCTGAACGCGCTGCATCTCATCGGGCGGTATTACCCAAGCCAAGGGGCGGTTGCGCAAATCCTGATTTCTTACATCGGCCTTGCTGATTTGGCGCAGGATTATGACAGCACCCATGGCCTGTTGGCCGAAGGCGAGGATATTCGCGCCTTTACCTTGCCCTTTGACGAAGCCTTTCGCCTTGTACAGGAGGCGCGCCTCAGCAATGCACCGCTTTTGCTATCTTTAATGGCGCTTGATCGCATGCGTGCCGCGCGGGGCTGGCCCTCACAATAG
- a CDS encoding SDR family oxidoreductase, whose protein sequence is MDFGLEGKPCIVTGGASGIGEAIVQDLVAEGAKVIVIDKKPCKVAQIATSVTLDLTDDAACAAALRDIRAEFGAIYGLVNNAGLNDGVGLEAGPDAFRASLNLNLVQYYTLMHHLHHDLRASRGAVVNVASKTAVTGQGGTSAYVAAKAGVLGLTREWAAELAPEGVRVNAVLPAEVMTPMYQNWLSTLPDPDGMCGKIEAAIPLSRRMTESAEIAAMVVFLLSARSGHTTGQWMFVDGGYVHLDRKLTL, encoded by the coding sequence ATGGATTTTGGGCTAGAGGGGAAACCCTGCATCGTGACAGGCGGGGCATCGGGGATTGGCGAGGCGATTGTGCAAGATCTTGTGGCCGAAGGGGCCAAGGTCATCGTGATCGACAAAAAACCCTGCAAGGTGGCGCAGATTGCGACATCCGTCACCCTTGATTTGACCGATGATGCGGCCTGTGCGGCGGCATTGCGCGATATTCGCGCTGAATTTGGGGCGATCTACGGGCTTGTGAATAATGCAGGCCTCAATGATGGCGTGGGTCTAGAGGCGGGGCCTGACGCGTTTCGGGCCTCTCTCAATCTCAACCTCGTGCAATATTACACCTTGATGCATCACCTGCATCATGACCTGCGCGCAAGCCGTGGCGCGGTGGTCAATGTGGCCTCAAAAACCGCTGTGACAGGGCAGGGCGGCACATCGGCCTATGTGGCCGCAAAGGCGGGCGTCTTGGGTTTGACGCGTGAATGGGCGGCGGAGCTGGCCCCAGAGGGTGTCCGCGTGAATGCCGTTTTGCCCGCCGAGGTGATGACGCCCATGTATCAAAACTGGCTGTCGACCTTGCCTGATCCAGATGGGATGTGCGGCAAGATCGAGGCCGCAATTCCCTTGTCGCGCCGCATGACCGAAAGCGCGGAAATCGCGGCAATGGTGGTGTTTTTGCTTTCTGCGCGGTCGGGCCATACCACGGGGCAATGGATGTTCGTGGATGGTGGATACGTGCATCTGGATCGCAAGCTGACGCTGTGA
- a CDS encoding cysteine synthase A, with translation MTIYSDLSAAIGNTPLIRLNKVSDETGCEILGKAEFMNPGQSVKDRAALYIIRDAIARGDLKPGGTIVEGTAGNTGIGLALVGASLGFRTVIVIPETQSQEKKDMLRLAGAELVQVPAAPYKNPNNYVRYSGRLAAELAKSEPNGAIWANQFDNTANRQAHIETTGPEIWEQTGGKVDGFICAVGSGGTLAGVGAALQPKGVRIGLADPEGAALYSFYTNGTFDAPGTSITEGIGQGRITANLEGFTPDCAYRISDQEALPIVFDLLSTEGLCLGGSSGVNIAGAVHMAREMGRGHTIVTILCDYGTRYQSKLYNPEFLREKGLPVPAWLDCGAADLPVVFE, from the coding sequence ATGACCATTTATTCCGATCTTTCTGCTGCGATTGGCAATACGCCCCTGATCCGTCTGAACAAAGTCAGCGATGAGACTGGGTGCGAGATTTTGGGCAAAGCAGAATTCATGAATCCCGGTCAGTCGGTTAAGGATCGCGCAGCGCTTTACATCATTCGCGATGCCATTGCGCGCGGTGATCTCAAGCCCGGCGGCACGATTGTTGAGGGCACGGCGGGAAATACGGGCATTGGTCTTGCGCTGGTTGGGGCCTCGCTTGGGTTTCGCACTGTGATCGTGATCCCCGAAACGCAAAGCCAAGAAAAGAAAGACATGCTGCGTTTGGCAGGTGCCGAATTGGTGCAAGTGCCTGCGGCACCCTATAAAAATCCGAACAATTATGTGCGATATTCAGGGCGTTTGGCGGCTGAACTTGCAAAATCCGAACCTAATGGGGCGATTTGGGCCAATCAGTTTGACAATACCGCCAATCGTCAGGCGCATATTGAGACAACGGGCCCAGAGATTTGGGAACAGACCGGGGGCAAGGTGGATGGGTTCATCTGCGCGGTTGGCTCGGGCGGCACATTGGCGGGGGTTGGTGCCGCGCTGCAACCCAAAGGCGTGCGCATCGGTTTGGCTGATCCTGAAGGGGCCGCGCTTTATAGCTTTTACACCAATGGAACCTTTGACGCGCCCGGAACCTCGATCACCGAAGGGATCGGGCAGGGGCGCATCACCGCTAATCTAGAGGGGTTTACGCCCGATTGCGCCTATCGCATCTCGGATCAAGAGGCGCTGCCAATCGTGTTTGATTTGCTCAGCACGGAGGGCTTGTGCCTTGGCGGCTCATCAGGGGTGAATATTGCAGGCGCGGTTCACATGGCGCGCGAGATGGGGCGGGGTCATACCATCGTGACCATTTTGTGCGACTATGGCACCCGCTATCAATCAAAGCTCTACAACCCTGAATTCTTGCGTGAAAAGGGCTTACCCGTGCCCGCGTGGCTTGACTGCGGTGCGGCGGATTTGCCCGTGGTATTTGAGTAA
- a CDS encoding mechanosensitive ion channel family protein, with protein MMKFARPSLALTRLLIAFAVLWLSLTAEVLAQDPPDYTAWSQLSARAQVMIDGDRASTSMLEAVRAEIVTWRTVFLDAQDINASRIATLREQIAALGPVPAEGEVEPAAIAAERADLTQRLTDAEAPARRAEAAYREAQGLIGEIDAQIAARQAGALLQLEPAPINPANWPSAVATLLGFAFAVGQEVVTYSLAPAQLSALGANLPLVAIFVIVGLVLLTRGRGFVGRWMQAHHSPSPTPTARLALFGLSLLHHAMPVFGVWALAYAVQISGMVGFRAAVLVQMAAPMALSFMAAIWLGRQVFPFDEANRPLLQLDEATRATGRRLARVLGAIVGLWLLVGQVAQTENFTSADRLVISFPIVVLAGLMMWQLGRLLALHVKNSAQLEGARPLMLRMTRALSLAVMALGLLGPILAGVGYFTAGSSFLLPMLFSLSLLAVLGILQRVVTDAYGALTRRNEGLDEALTPTLIGFILVLASLPAFALIWGVRPAQLSDIWAQIVSGFTIGGVTISPRNFLIFAIVFAIGYTATRALQSTLRYNLLPKTQIDQGGQSAILAGTGYVGIFLAALFAITSAGIDLSSLAIVAGALSVGIGFGLQTIVSNFVSGIILLIERPFKEGDWIEVNGQMGYVREISVRSTRIETFDRSDLIVPNADLIAGVVTNMTHSSNTGRLILPVGVAYDSDPQLVMKIMAEVAEAHPMVILKPKPTILMVNFGADALEFEIRAILRDVNFLLSVKSEMNLELLRRFREAGIEIPFAQRDLWLRNPEALAAPKS; from the coding sequence ATGATGAAATTCGCACGACCAAGTTTGGCCCTGACACGGCTTTTGATCGCTTTTGCGGTCTTGTGGCTTAGCCTCACAGCCGAGGTTTTGGCACAAGACCCGCCCGATTACACTGCGTGGTCACAACTGAGTGCGCGCGCGCAGGTGATGATTGACGGGGATCGCGCGTCAACCTCGATGCTTGAGGCGGTGCGCGCTGAGATCGTCACGTGGCGCACGGTGTTTTTGGACGCGCAAGATATCAATGCCAGTCGCATCGCAACTTTGCGCGAACAGATCGCGGCCCTTGGCCCTGTCCCCGCAGAGGGGGAGGTCGAGCCTGCTGCGATTGCCGCAGAACGCGCGGATTTGACCCAACGCCTGACCGATGCAGAGGCACCCGCGCGGCGCGCGGAGGCGGCCTATCGCGAGGCGCAAGGCCTCATCGGCGAAATTGATGCGCAAATCGCCGCCCGTCAGGCGGGCGCCTTGTTGCAGCTGGAACCCGCCCCGATTAACCCCGCCAATTGGCCCAGTGCGGTTGCAACACTGCTTGGCTTCGCTTTTGCTGTAGGGCAGGAGGTCGTAACCTATTCACTTGCGCCTGCGCAGTTATCCGCCCTTGGGGCGAACCTGCCGCTTGTGGCGATCTTTGTGATTGTGGGGCTTGTTCTTTTGACCCGTGGCAGGGGGTTTGTGGGGCGGTGGATGCAAGCGCATCACAGCCCAAGCCCGACCCCCACGGCGCGGCTTGCCTTGTTTGGTCTGTCTCTTTTGCATCATGCCATGCCCGTCTTTGGGGTTTGGGCCTTGGCCTATGCGGTGCAGATTTCGGGCATGGTCGGGTTTCGCGCGGCGGTGTTGGTGCAAATGGCCGCCCCGATGGCGCTCAGCTTTATGGCGGCGATATGGCTTGGGCGGCAGGTTTTTCCCTTCGATGAGGCCAACCGCCCCCTTCTGCAGCTAGACGAGGCGACACGCGCGACAGGGCGCCGCTTGGCGCGGGTTTTGGGGGCGATTGTGGGGCTGTGGCTTTTGGTGGGGCAGGTCGCACAAACCGAAAATTTCACCTCCGCTGATCGATTGGTGATCAGTTTCCCAATCGTGGTCTTGGCGGGTCTGATGATGTGGCAATTAGGTCGTCTTTTGGCCCTTCACGTCAAAAATTCAGCCCAGTTGGAGGGCGCGCGCCCCCTGATGCTGCGCATGACACGCGCGCTGTCTTTGGCGGTCATGGCGCTTGGTCTTTTGGGGCCGATTTTAGCGGGGGTTGGGTATTTCACCGCGGGATCGTCCTTCCTGTTGCCGATGTTGTTCAGCCTGTCTTTGCTTGCGGTTCTAGGTATCTTGCAGCGGGTGGTGACTGATGCCTACGGGGCCTTAACCCGCCGCAACGAGGGGTTGGACGAGGCCCTGACCCCGACCTTGATTGGATTTATCTTGGTCTTGGCGTCCTTGCCCGCCTTTGCCCTGATCTGGGGGGTGCGGCCCGCGCAATTATCTGACATTTGGGCGCAGATTGTCTCGGGGTTCACCATTGGCGGCGTAACGATTTCGCCCCGCAATTTCCTGATTTTCGCGATTGTCTTTGCGATTGGCTATACGGCAACCCGCGCGCTTCAAAGCACGCTGCGCTATAACCTTCTGCCAAAAACCCAAATCGACCAAGGCGGTCAAAGCGCGATTTTGGCGGGAACGGGCTATGTCGGCATTTTCTTGGCCGCACTTTTTGCCATCACCTCGGCAGGGATTGATCTATCCTCCCTTGCGATTGTGGCTGGTGCGCTGTCGGTCGGTATCGGTTTTGGCCTGCAAACAATCGTGTCCAATTTCGTCTCAGGGATCATTTTGTTGATCGAGCGCCCGTTCAAAGAGGGCGATTGGATCGAGGTCAATGGTCAGATGGGCTATGTGCGCGAAATCTCTGTGCGCTCCACCCGAATTGAAACCTTTGATCGTTCTGATTTGATTGTGCCGAATGCCGATTTGATTGCGGGCGTGGTCACCAATATGACCCACTCCTCCAACACAGGCCGCCTGATTTTGCCTGTTGGGGTGGCCTATGACAGCGATCCGCAGCTTGTGATGAAAATCATGGCCGAGGTGGCCGAGGCGCATCCGATGGTGATCTTGAAACCAAAACCAACCATCTTGATGGTGAATTTTGGGGCGGATGCGTTGGAATTTGAAATTCGCGCGATCCTGCGAGATGTTAATTTCCTATTGTCGGTGAAATCCGAGATGAACCTTGAACTGCTCCGCAGGTTCCGCGAGGCAGGTATCGAAATCCCATTCGCACAGCGTGATTTGTGGCTGCGCAACCCCGAGGCGCTTGCCGCCCCTAAATCTTGA
- a CDS encoding alanyl-tRNA editing protein — translation MSELLFLEDAYRKTAPATVKGLTDAGGIILDQTIFYAQGGGQPGDSGWLDYEGGRIAIATTMKGEGGDVVLLPAEPVALPKSGAAVEQRLDWARRFNHMRMHTALHLLSVVLPYGVTGGAIGAERGRLDFDIPDSLPERMILQGQLNALVDRNLPVTQHWITEAELDAKPEMVKTLSVKPPRGAGRIRLVQIGEGAAQIDLQPCGGTHVARTGEIGKLEILKIENKGRQNRRVSIGFA, via the coding sequence ATGAGTGAGCTTTTATTTCTGGAAGATGCCTATCGCAAAACTGCGCCTGCGACCGTTAAAGGGCTGACGGATGCAGGTGGGATCATCTTGGATCAAACCATCTTCTATGCCCAAGGGGGCGGACAGCCGGGCGATAGCGGGTGGTTGGATTACGAGGGCGGGCGCATCGCCATCGCCACCACGATGAAGGGCGAGGGCGGGGATGTTGTTCTCTTGCCTGCCGAACCCGTGGCCCTGCCAAAATCTGGCGCGGCGGTTGAGCAGCGTCTTGATTGGGCGCGCCGCTTTAACCATATGCGCATGCACACCGCCTTGCATCTGTTGTCTGTTGTGCTGCCCTATGGGGTGACAGGCGGGGCGATTGGCGCAGAACGTGGGCGGCTTGATTTCGACATTCCCGATAGTTTGCCCGAGCGTATGATCCTGCAAGGTCAGCTGAACGCATTGGTTGATCGCAACCTGCCCGTAACACAGCACTGGATCACCGAGGCGGAATTGGACGCAAAGCCTGAGATGGTCAAAACCCTCTCGGTCAAACCTCCGCGCGGCGCGGGCCGTATTCGTCTTGTGCAAATCGGCGAAGGGGCGGCCCAGATTGACCTGCAACCTTGCGGCGGCACCCATGTTGCGCGAACAGGCGAGATCGGCAAATTAGAGATCCTTAAAATCGAAAACAAAGGCCGCCAAAACCGCCGCGTCAGCATCGGGTTTGCCTAA